The Bacteroides acidifaciens genome includes a region encoding these proteins:
- a CDS encoding replication-associated recombination protein A: protein MQPLAERLRPKTLDEYIGQKHLVGPGAILRKMIDAGRISSFILWGPPGVGKTTLAQIIANKLETPFYTLSAVTSGVKDVREVIDRAKSNRFFSQSSPILFIDEIHRFSKSQQDSLLGAVENGTVTLIGATTENPSFEVIRPLLSRCQLYVLKSLEKEDLLELLQRAVTTDTVLKERKIELKETTAMLRFSGGDARKLLNILELVVQSETEETVVITDEMVTERLQQNPLAYDKDGEMHYDIISAFIKSIRGSDPDGAIYWLARMVEGGEDPAFIARRLVISASEDIGLANPNALLLANACFDTLMKIGWPEGRIPLAETTIYLATSPKSNSAYSAINDALELVRSTGNLPVPLHLRNAPTKLMKQLGYGQEYKYAHSYEGNFVKQQFLPDELKDKRIWQPQNNPAEQKHAERMIQLWGDKFKK from the coding sequence ATGCAACCTTTAGCAGAGCGGCTACGGCCCAAGACTTTAGACGAATATATCGGTCAAAAACATTTAGTGGGACCGGGCGCCATCCTGCGCAAGATGATTGATGCAGGACGTATCTCTTCTTTTATCCTTTGGGGCCCGCCCGGAGTAGGTAAAACGACGCTGGCACAAATCATTGCCAATAAACTGGAAACTCCTTTTTATACATTGAGTGCCGTAACTTCCGGTGTGAAGGACGTGCGCGAAGTGATAGACCGTGCCAAAAGCAACCGTTTCTTTTCACAATCCAGCCCGATACTGTTTATTGATGAAATTCACAGGTTCAGCAAGTCGCAGCAGGATTCCCTGTTGGGGGCAGTGGAGAACGGAACTGTTACGTTGATTGGTGCGACGACGGAGAATCCGTCGTTCGAGGTTATCCGCCCTCTCCTGTCGCGTTGCCAGCTTTATGTGCTCAAATCATTGGAGAAAGAAGATTTGCTGGAACTTCTCCAACGTGCTGTCACTACGGATACCGTACTGAAAGAACGCAAAATCGAATTAAAAGAAACAACAGCCATGTTGCGCTTCTCCGGTGGAGATGCCCGCAAACTGCTTAATATACTGGAGCTCGTTGTCCAGTCGGAAACAGAAGAAACAGTGGTTATCACCGATGAGATGGTAACAGAACGTCTGCAACAGAATCCGCTGGCATATGACAAGGACGGAGAGATGCATTATGACATTATCTCCGCTTTTATCAAGTCAATTCGCGGAAGCGACCCCGACGGAGCTATTTATTGGCTTGCCCGCATGGTTGAAGGCGGCGAAGACCCTGCTTTCATTGCCCGCCGGCTTGTCATTTCGGCTTCGGAAGATATTGGCCTTGCCAATCCCAATGCATTGCTCCTGGCAAATGCCTGTTTTGATACACTGATGAAAATCGGCTGGCCGGAAGGACGGATTCCTTTGGCGGAAACAACGATATATCTGGCAACCAGTCCAAAAAGCAATTCGGCATACAGTGCAATTAATGACGCGTTGGAGCTGGTTCGTTCCACCGGAAATTTACCTGTTCCGTTGCATTTGCGCAACGCGCCTACTAAATTGATGAAACAATTGGGATATGGACAGGAATATAAATATGCGCATAGTTATGAAGGCAATTTTGTGAAACAGCAATTCCTACCGGATGAACTGAAAGACAAACGGATATGGCAACCACAAAATAATCCGGCGGAACAGAAGCATGCCGAACGGATGATACAATTGTGGGGGGATAAATTCAAAAAGTAA
- a CDS encoding DUF4492 domain-containing protein has translation MKNTLLSIWNFYLEGFRSMTLGRTLWIIILLKLFVMFFILKLFFFPDFLGDHPTDADKGNYVGNELIQRAIPEKSIDF, from the coding sequence ATGAAGAATACACTTCTTTCTATTTGGAATTTTTATCTGGAAGGTTTCCGTAGTATGACGCTTGGTCGTACTTTATGGATTATTATCCTGCTGAAATTATTCGTCATGTTCTTCATCCTCAAATTGTTCTTTTTTCCAGATTTCCTCGGTGACCATCCTACGGATGCCGATAAGGGAAACTATGTGGGAAACGAACTGATACAACGCGCTATTCCTGAGAAATCAATTGATTTTTAA
- a CDS encoding cytochrome ubiquinol oxidase subunit I produces MIESIDTSLIDWSRAQFAMTAMYHWIFVPLTLGLAVVMGIMETLYYKTGKEFWKRTAMFWMKLFGINFAIGVATGLILEFEFGTNWSNYSWFVGDIFGAPLAIEGILAFFMEATFIAVMFFGWGKVSKRFHLASTWLTGLGATISAWWILVANAWMQHPVGMEFNPDTVRNEMVDFWAVATSPVAVNKFFHTVLSGWVLGAIFVVGISCWYLLKKRNREFALASIKIGAIFGLVASLLSAWTGDGSGYQIAQTQPMKLAALEGLYEGGTNVGLVGIGMLNPEKKTYDDGKDPFLFRIEIPSMLSFLAERDVDGYVPGIANIIEGGYEMKDGTKALSAAEKIERGKTAIGALAAYRAAKSAGHEEDAQVAYKVLQENIPYFGYGYIKDVNQLVPNVPLNFYAFRIMVILGGYFILFFIVVLFFIYKKDLSKMRWMHWIALLTIPLGYIAGQAGWVVAECGRQPWAIRDMLPTSVAISKLDVSSVQTTFFIFLFLFTVMLIAGAGIMVKAIKKGPETGDNVTINH; encoded by the coding sequence ATGATTGAAAGTATTGACACTTCGCTTATCGATTGGTCGAGAGCCCAATTTGCGATGACAGCAATGTACCATTGGATTTTTGTTCCCCTCACACTCGGGCTGGCAGTGGTGATGGGCATCATGGAAACGTTGTATTATAAAACAGGCAAAGAATTCTGGAAGAGGACGGCGATGTTCTGGATGAAGCTTTTTGGTATCAATTTTGCCATTGGTGTGGCAACCGGCTTGATTCTTGAGTTTGAGTTTGGAACGAACTGGAGCAATTATTCATGGTTTGTAGGAGACATTTTCGGTGCGCCGTTGGCTATTGAAGGTATTTTGGCATTCTTTATGGAAGCCACGTTTATTGCTGTGATGTTTTTCGGCTGGGGAAAAGTCAGCAAGCGTTTCCACCTGGCTTCAACTTGGCTGACGGGATTGGGAGCAACTATCTCTGCCTGGTGGATTCTCGTTGCCAACGCATGGATGCAGCATCCGGTAGGTATGGAGTTCAATCCTGATACTGTTCGTAATGAAATGGTCGATTTTTGGGCGGTGGCAACTTCACCTGTAGCCGTTAATAAATTCTTTCATACAGTGTTATCCGGTTGGGTGCTTGGCGCTATTTTTGTAGTCGGCATCAGTTGTTGGTACTTGCTGAAGAAACGCAACCGTGAGTTTGCGCTTGCCAGTATTAAGATTGGCGCTATCTTCGGACTGGTCGCATCGCTGTTATCAGCATGGACGGGTGATGGTTCCGGTTATCAGATTGCACAGACGCAGCCCATGAAACTGGCGGCTCTGGAAGGTTTGTATGAAGGCGGCACGAATGTCGGACTAGTAGGAATCGGTATGCTGAATCCCGAAAAGAAGACATATGACGATGGAAAAGACCCGTTCCTCTTCCGCATAGAGATACCGAGCATGCTTTCTTTTCTTGCTGAACGTGATGTGGATGGCTACGTTCCGGGTATTGCAAATATTATCGAGGGCGGTTATGAGATGAAAGACGGTACAAAAGCTCTTTCGGCTGCCGAGAAGATAGAACGTGGAAAAACGGCTATCGGTGCTTTGGCTGCCTATCGTGCGGCAAAGAGCGCAGGACACGAAGAGGACGCGCAAGTGGCTTACAAAGTATTGCAGGAAAATATTCCTTATTTCGGCTACGGATATATTAAGGATGTGAACCAACTGGTTCCGAATGTCCCTCTCAATTTCTACGCGTTCCGTATAATGGTAATCTTGGGCGGATATTTCATCCTTTTCTTTATTGTAGTTCTTTTCTTTATCTATAAGAAGGATTTGAGTAAGATGCGGTGGATGCATTGGATTGCTCTATTGACTATTCCTTTGGGATATATTGCCGGGCAAGCCGGATGGGTGGTTGCCGAATGTGGTCGTCAGCCGTGGGCTATCCGTGATATGCTGCCTACATCGGTTGCCATCTCCAAACTGGACGTGAGTTCCGTGCAGACTACTTTCTTTATCTTCCTGTTCTTGTTTACAGTAATGCTGATTGCGGGTGCCGGAATTATGGTAAAGGCTATCAAGAAAGGACCGGAAACGGGAGATAATGTTACTATTAACCATTAA
- the cydB gene encoding cytochrome d ubiquinol oxidase subunit II has protein sequence MYIFLQQYWWLVVSLLGAILVFLLFVQGGNSLLFCLGKTEEHRKMMVNSTGRKWEFTFTTLVTFGGAFFASFPLFYSTSFGGAYWLWMIILFSFVLQAVSYEFQSKAGNLLGKKTYQTFLVINGVVGPLLLGGAVATFFTGSDFYINKGNMTDTIMPVISHWGNGWHGLDALTNIWNVILGLAVFFLARVLGALYFINNIADKELTDKCRRAVRNNTILFLVFFLSFVIRTLVSDGFAVNPDTQEIYMQPFKYFTNFIEMPIVLVLFLIGVVLVLFGIGKTLLKKTFDKGIWFTGIGTVLTVLSLLLVAGYNNTAYYPSYTDLQSSLTLANSCSSEFTLKTMAYVSILVPFVIAYIFYAWRSIDRHKITEKEMDEGGHSY, from the coding sequence ATGTATATATTTCTACAACAATATTGGTGGCTTGTCGTTTCCTTGCTGGGGGCTATCCTTGTGTTTTTATTGTTTGTGCAAGGCGGTAATTCATTGCTGTTCTGTCTCGGTAAGACGGAAGAACACCGTAAAATGATGGTGAACTCTACCGGACGTAAATGGGAGTTTACATTTACTACGCTGGTTACTTTTGGCGGTGCTTTCTTTGCTTCCTTCCCGTTATTTTATAGCACTAGCTTCGGTGGTGCTTATTGGCTTTGGATGATTATTCTTTTCAGTTTTGTGTTGCAGGCTGTCAGCTATGAGTTCCAGAGCAAAGCAGGAAATCTGTTAGGCAAAAAGACATATCAGACTTTTCTGGTGATTAATGGGGTAGTAGGGCCGTTATTGCTTGGCGGGGCGGTGGCTACATTCTTCACAGGTTCCGATTTCTATATTAATAAAGGAAATATGACGGACACCATTATGCCGGTTATCAGCCATTGGGGGAACGGTTGGCATGGATTGGATGCGTTGACTAATATTTGGAATGTGATTCTGGGGCTGGCGGTATTCTTCCTTGCCCGTGTGTTGGGAGCGTTATACTTTATTAATAATATAGCAGATAAAGAGCTGACGGACAAATGCCGTCGTGCGGTACGGAATAATACTATCTTGTTCCTTGTATTCTTCCTGTCATTTGTCATTCGTACATTAGTTTCCGATGGCTTTGCGGTGAATCCGGATACGCAGGAGATTTATATGCAACCTTTCAAATACTTTACTAACTTTATCGAAATGCCGATAGTCCTTGTCCTGTTCCTGATAGGAGTTGTTTTGGTTCTTTTCGGCATCGGAAAGACATTGCTCAAAAAGACTTTCGATAAAGGTATTTGGTTTACGGGCATCGGCACGGTATTGACAGTCTTGTCTTTATTATTGGTGGCAGGATATAATAACACAGCTTATTATCCATCTTATACCGACTTGCAAAGTTCATTGACTTTGGCAAATAGCTGTTCCAGCGAGTTTACTTTGAAAACGATGGCTTATGTTTCCATTCTCGTTCCGTTTGTGATTGCTTATATCTTTTACGCTTGGCGTAGCATCGACCGTCACAAGATTACAGAGAAAGAGATGGACGAAGGCGGACACTCTTATTAA
- a CDS encoding D-2-hydroxyacid dehydrogenase, with protein MKIVILDGYAANPGDLSWEGIKALGECTIYDRTAPEEVLERAAGAEVLLTNKVIINADHMAALPELKYIGVLATGYNVVDTAAAKERGIIVTNIPSYSTASVAQMVFAHILNIYQQVQHHSEEVHKGRWTNSKDFCFWDTPLMELREKKIGLVGLGNTGYTTARVAIGFGMQVYALTSKSHFQLPPEIKKMDLDQLFCECDIISLHCPLTPETREMVNARRLAMMKPTAILINTGRGPLVNEQDLADALNSGKIYAAGVDVLSTEPPRADNPLLTAKNCYITPHIAWATLEARERLMNIATSNIQAYIAGKPENLVN; from the coding sequence ATGAAGATTGTAATTTTAGACGGCTATGCCGCCAATCCCGGGGACTTGTCCTGGGAAGGTATTAAAGCTCTCGGAGAATGTACGATATATGACCGCACTGCTCCCGAAGAAGTATTAGAACGTGCAGCCGGAGCAGAAGTGCTTCTGACTAATAAAGTAATCATCAACGCAGACCACATGGCTGCACTGCCCGAACTGAAATATATTGGCGTATTGGCTACCGGATACAATGTAGTTGACACTGCCGCAGCCAAGGAACGGGGAATCATCGTTACCAATATTCCTTCATACAGTACAGCTTCTGTTGCCCAAATGGTATTTGCACATATTCTGAATATCTACCAGCAAGTGCAGCACCATTCGGAAGAAGTGCACAAAGGCCGTTGGACCAACAGCAAGGATTTCTGTTTTTGGGATACTCCGTTAATGGAGCTGAGAGAAAAGAAAATCGGTCTGGTCGGACTGGGAAATACCGGATACACAACTGCACGTGTCGCCATCGGCTTTGGTATGCAAGTATATGCATTAACTTCAAAATCACATTTCCAGTTGCCACCGGAAATCAAGAAAATGGATTTAGACCAATTGTTCTGCGAGTGTGATATTATCAGCTTGCACTGTCCGCTTACTCCCGAGACACGCGAAATGGTGAATGCCCGTCGTCTTGCTATGATGAAGCCAACGGCTATCCTAATCAATACAGGTCGCGGTCCGCTGGTCAATGAACAGGATTTGGCAGATGCACTGAACAGCGGCAAGATTTACGCTGCCGGAGTAGACGTTCTTTCTACAGAACCACCGCGTGCTGACAATCCATTGTTGACAGCAAAGAACTGCTATATCACTCCGCACATCGCATGGGCAACGCTGGAAGCTCGCGAACGCTTGATGAATATCGCAACCAGCAACATACAAGCATACATTGCCGGAAAACCGGAAAACTTGGTAAATTGA